The following are encoded in a window of Penaeus vannamei isolate JL-2024 chromosome 35, ASM4276789v1, whole genome shotgun sequence genomic DNA:
- the LOC113805794 gene encoding uncharacterized protein, with the protein MDELLYQTRSSRPTVLWRPGGGRRIDLGLDSYRPFHRIVRTVHLQDAVHICEAHAMGPRPVTSLNSLSRRSLRRGHPLRGLQVLWFGTRREERDANEAHDWYGNVEFSLAADVLLAHWGFAYLVELMTSPTQTVTRLLISNRDYTRFLPEYDPYCVGGGWYISPEGEHLELANCSRFNDEDPRLNRHGHTLEFMIEVTPWHQGNLLLSECQISFRNHEDARLMHRKHVCHRFQQQNLLCPTPWSTKETSRIFFELHHRLSHSRPMATPPLSPQAELHLQRFSREHELALAPLPPPPPPIYVPIPCVFSGGVPFPLINFIAYDRLLKEIISDQPWVQPFPSAESSGAEDNSGVVSLQRPGPQVDPFPGVFFYQQHMIGGVSLPSNGQAPPGFLMALYRASLEVRLQLAGYSAAAEVFGFPASPRNL; encoded by the coding sequence ATGGACGAACTGCTGTACCAGACGCGGTCCTCGAGGCCGACCGTGCTGTGGCGCCCCGGAGGAGGCCGGCGAATTGACCTCGGCCTGGACTCCTACCGGCCGTTTCACCGCATCGTCAGGACTGTGCACCTGCAGGACGCCGTCCACATCTGCGAGGCCCACGCGATGGGCCCGAGGCCAGTCACCAGCCTGAACTCCCTCAGCAGGAGGAGCCTCAGACGGGGCCACCCTCTCCGCGGCCTCCAAGTCCTCTGGTTCGGCACGCGACGCGAGGAACGCGACGCCAACGAGGCTCATGACTGGTACGGGAACGTGGAGTTCTCTCTCGCCGCGGACGTTCTCCTCGCACACTGGGGCTTCGCCTACCTGGTGGAGCTCATGACGTCGCCCACGCAGACGGTGACGCGGCTGCTCATCTCCAACAGAGACTACACACGCTTCCTGCCGGAGTACGACCCGTACTGCGTGGGCGGCGGGTGGTACATCAGCCCCGAGGGAGAGCACCTGGAACTCGCGAACTGCTCTCGCTTCAACGACGAGGACCCGCGACTCAACAGGCACGGCCACACGCTCGAATTCATGATCGAGGTGACGCCGTGGCACCAGGGAAATCTCCTCCTCTCTGAGTGCCAGATCTCCTTCAGGAATCATGAAGATGCGAGACTCATGCACAGGAAACACGTCTGCCACAGATTTCAGCAGCAGAATCTTCTCTGTCCAACTCCCTGGAGCACGAAAGAGACTTCCAGGATATTCTTCGAGTTGCACCATCGCCTCTCTCACAGCCGACCCATGGCCACTCCCCCGTTGTCGCCTCAGGCCGAGCTTCACCTCCAGCGCTTCTCGCGAGAACACGAGCTGGCGTTggccccgcttcctcctcctcctccccccatctatgTGCCCATCCCTTGCGTTTTCTCTGGAGGAGTCCCATTTCCGCTGATTAACTTCATAGCCTACGACAGACTCCTGAAAGAGATAATCAGCGATCAGCCCTGGGTCCAGCCATTTCCCTCAGCAGAATCCAGTGGAGCCGAAGACAACAGCGGGGTTGTGTCTCTCCAGAGGCCAGGCCCTCAAGTGGATCCCTTTCCTGGAGTATTTTTTTACCAGCAGCACATGATCGGCGGCGTGTCCCTCCCGAGCAACGGACAAGCTCCTCCAGGCTTTCTCATGGCCTTGTACAGGGCTTCCCTCGAAGTGAGGCTGCAGCTGGCGGGTTACAGTGCTGCCGCGGAGGTTTTCGGATTTCCTGCCAGCCCTAGAAATCTATAG
- the LOC138859333 gene encoding basic salivary proline-rich protein 3-like: MRKVIDLPYLVDCLPASKETADHTFHAQDLLARYLPPQARPEVLSSEKSKAGAHQQDKESLDISRRVRQTEAEEAEAEAEGDPTDRRTGRGIPPLPPRPRHPGRGVSPSHHTKPYDEASQVPSDAPGSGTPTGSALVTRPKEREESQRRGVPLATRPKEREESQRRGVPLATRPKEREESQRRGVPLATRPKEREESQRRGVPLATRPKEREESQRRGVPLATRPKEREESQRRGVPLATRPKEREESQRRGVPPGDTPEGEGGEPAPGSPPGDTPEGEGGEPAPGSPPGDTPEGEGGEPAAGSPLATRPKEREESQRRGVPLATRLKEREESQRRGVPWRHARRRGKRASAGESPGDTPEGEKREPAPGSPPGDTPEGEGREPAPGSPLATRPKEREESQRRGVPWRHARRRGKRASGGESPGDTPEGEGREPAPGSPPGDRLRLPSRLALRSRG; this comes from the exons ATGCGAAAGGTTATTGACCTGCCATACCTTGTTGACTGTTTACCTGCCTCAA aggaaacagctgatcacacCTTCCACGCCCAAGACTTACTCGCCCGGTACTTACCCCCTCAAGCACGGCCGGAAGTACTGTCATCCGAAAAATCAAAAGCAGGCGCCCACcaacaggacaaggagtcgctggatataagtcgTCGCGTCAGGCAGACCGaggcagaagaagcagaagcagaagcagaaggagacccaacagacaggagaacaggacgaggaattccccctctccccccccgccctcggcacccagggCGGGGAGTCTCTC CCTCGCATCACACGAAGCCCTACGACGAGGCTTCCCAAGTTCCCAGCGACGCCCCTGGAAGCGGAACCCCGACCGGAAGCGCCCTGGTGACACgcccgaaggagagggaagagagccaGCGCCGGGGAGTCCCCCTGGCGACACgcccgaaggagagggaagagagccaGCGCCGGGGAGTCCCCCTGGCGACACgcccgaaggagagggaggagagccagCGCCGGGGAGTCCCCCTGGCGACACgcccgaaggagagggaggagagccagCGCCGGGGAGTCCCCCTGGCGACACgcccgaaggagagggaggagagccagCGCCGGGGAGTCCCCCTGGCGACACgcccgaaggagagggaggagagccagCGCCGGGGAGTCCCCCTGGCGACACgcccgaaggagagggaggagagccagCGCCGGGGAGTCCCCCCTGGCGACACgcccgaaggagagggaggagagccagCGCCGGGGAGTCCCCCTGGCGACACgcccgaaggagagggaggagagccagCGCCGGGGAGTCCCCCTGGTGACACgcccgaaggagagggaggagagccagCGGCGGGGAGTCCCCTGGCGACACgcccgaaggagagggaggagagccagCGCCGGGGAGTCCCCCTGGCGACACgcctgaaggagagggaagagagccaGCGCCGGGGAGTCCCCTGGCGACACgcccgaaggagagggaagagagccaGCGCCGGGGAGTCCCCTGGCGACACGcccgaaggagagaaaagagagccagCGCCGGGGAGTCCCCCTGGCGACACgcctgaaggagagggaagagagccaGCGCCGGGGAGTCCCCTGGCGACACgcccgaaggagagggaggagagccagCGCCGGGGAGTCCCCTGGCGACACGcccgaaggagagggaaaagagccaGCGGCGGGGAGTCCCCTGGCGACACgcctgaaggagagggaagagagccaGCGCCGGGGAGTCCCCCTGGCGACCGCCTGCGACTGCCCTCTCGCCTCGCCCTCAGGAGCCGAGGCTGA